One genomic window of Streptomonospora nanhaiensis includes the following:
- a CDS encoding ABC transporter permease — translation MSIATEREAQAPDDTPPAITGRWSSLAKEVLGTPRVVVGLVIIGALVVMAWVGPLFSPWEFDERDFFAFRSPPSAEHWFGTNTTGRDVFHMTMVGLQRSIVIGLCAAVATTVVAAIVGAFAGYYLGPTDRVLMWITDLFLVLPQFLILAILYPVLRGSEWPVFVILLAALMWMVTAKMVRGMTISLKEREYVLAARYMGVSSGRIILRHILPNMSSLLIVDITINVSSAIILETALSYFGFGVQPPDVTLGSLIAEGSRQALAFPWTFWFCTGLLILLVLAVNLVGDGLRDALDPHSRRRS, via the coding sequence GTGAGCATCGCAACCGAGCGCGAGGCGCAGGCGCCCGACGACACCCCGCCGGCCATCACCGGCCGCTGGTCGTCGCTGGCCAAGGAGGTCCTGGGCACCCCCCGGGTGGTCGTCGGCCTGGTGATCATCGGAGCCCTGGTGGTCATGGCCTGGGTCGGGCCGCTGTTCAGCCCCTGGGAGTTCGACGAGCGGGACTTCTTCGCGTTCCGCAGCCCGCCCTCGGCCGAGCACTGGTTCGGCACCAACACCACCGGGCGCGACGTCTTCCACATGACCATGGTCGGCCTGCAGCGCTCCATCGTGATCGGGCTGTGCGCGGCCGTGGCCACCACCGTGGTCGCCGCGATCGTGGGCGCCTTCGCCGGCTACTACCTCGGCCCCACCGACCGCGTGCTGATGTGGATCACCGACCTCTTCCTGGTGCTTCCGCAGTTTTTGATCCTGGCGATCCTCTACCCGGTGCTGCGCGGCTCGGAGTGGCCCGTCTTCGTCATCCTGCTCGCGGCGCTGATGTGGATGGTCACCGCCAAGATGGTGCGCGGCATGACCATCTCGCTCAAGGAGCGCGAGTACGTGCTGGCCGCCCGCTACATGGGGGTCAGCAGCGGGCGCATCATCCTGCGCCACATCCTGCCCAACATGTCGTCGCTGCTGATCGTCGACATCACCATCAACGTCAGCAGCGCCATCATCCTGGAGACGGCGCTGTCCTACTTCGGATTCGGCGTGCAGCCCCCCGACGTCACCCTCGGCTCCCTCATCGCCGAGGGCTCGCGCCAGGCCCTGGCCTTCCCGTGGACCTTCTGGTTCTGCACCGGGCTGCTCATCCTGCTGGTGCTGGCGGTCAACCTGGTCGGCGACGGCCTGCGCGACGCCCTTGACCCGCACTCCAGGCGCAGGAGCTAG
- a CDS encoding ABC transporter ATP-binding protein, with the protein MTSTTAHTHGSAARPDGTDTPVLQVTDLEVTFPGTRNNPDVTAVRGVSYELRRGEILGIVGESGSGKSVSSLAAMGLLPDYARVSGSIRLHGEELLGLDDRAMAAKRGRAISMVFQDPLSGLTPVYTVGDQVAEAVRAHNPGIGKERALARAVELLTLVGIPDAARRHRSFPHEFSGGMRQRVMIAIAIANDPDVIICDEPTTALDVTIQAQILEVLKTAQRETGAAIMMITHDLGVVAGLVDRVQVMYAGRLVETGPVDDVYYRTRMPYTMGLLGSVPRLDQDGKAPLIPIAGSPPSLTDMPPGCPFAPRCPLAVEACTAAEPALEQVGAPGHRAACVRAGEIEANGWGARDVYPVPEIGEPPQAAVPREERTTVLEVDNLVKHHPLMRGALFKRRVGTVYAVDGVSFDIREGETLGLVGESGCGKTTTLLEILSLDKPQSGAVRVLGTESGRIGARERMRVRRDMQVVFQDPMSSLDPRMRVFEIVAEPLRTHGHPKDRLQSRVMELLRLVGLEPEHAARYPAEFSGGQRQRIGIARALALEPRLIVLDEPVSALDVSIQAGVINLLDDLKARLGLAYLFVAHDLSVVRHIADRVAVMYLGKIVEIGDVDTLYRQPTHPYTQALLSAIPLPDPEKERQRSHIVLEGDLPNPADPPSGCRFRTRCQKFAVLGEEERAACREREPELRRRVEGAADQAAACHYAERHEPL; encoded by the coding sequence ATGACCTCCACCACCGCCCACACCCACGGCAGCGCCGCGCGGCCCGACGGCACCGACACCCCGGTCCTCCAGGTCACCGACCTGGAGGTCACCTTCCCGGGCACCCGCAACAACCCCGACGTCACCGCCGTGCGCGGTGTCAGCTACGAGCTGCGCCGCGGCGAGATCCTGGGGATCGTGGGGGAGTCCGGGTCGGGCAAGTCGGTGTCCTCGCTGGCCGCCATGGGCCTGCTGCCCGACTACGCCCGCGTCAGCGGCTCCATCCGGCTGCACGGCGAGGAGCTGCTGGGGCTGGACGACCGCGCCATGGCCGCCAAGCGGGGGCGCGCCATCTCCATGGTGTTCCAGGACCCCCTGTCGGGGCTGACCCCGGTCTACACCGTGGGCGACCAGGTCGCCGAGGCCGTCCGCGCGCACAACCCCGGGATCGGCAAGGAGCGGGCGCTGGCCCGCGCCGTCGAACTGCTCACCCTCGTCGGCATCCCCGACGCCGCGCGGCGGCACCGCTCCTTCCCCCACGAGTTCTCCGGCGGCATGCGCCAGCGGGTCATGATCGCCATCGCGATCGCCAACGACCCCGACGTCATCATCTGCGACGAACCCACCACCGCCCTCGACGTCACCATCCAGGCCCAGATCCTGGAGGTCCTCAAGACCGCCCAGCGCGAGACCGGCGCGGCCATCATGATGATCACCCACGACCTGGGTGTGGTGGCCGGCCTGGTGGACCGCGTGCAGGTCATGTACGCCGGGCGGCTGGTCGAGACCGGCCCCGTCGACGACGTCTACTACCGCACCCGCATGCCCTACACCATGGGCCTGCTGGGGTCGGTGCCGCGCCTGGACCAGGACGGCAAGGCCCCGCTCATCCCCATCGCCGGAAGCCCGCCCTCGCTCACCGACATGCCGCCCGGCTGCCCGTTCGCTCCGCGCTGCCCGCTGGCCGTCGAGGCGTGCACCGCGGCCGAGCCCGCCCTGGAGCAGGTGGGCGCCCCCGGCCACCGGGCGGCCTGCGTGCGCGCCGGCGAGATCGAGGCCAACGGCTGGGGCGCGCGCGACGTCTACCCCGTGCCCGAGATCGGCGAGCCACCCCAGGCGGCGGTCCCGCGCGAGGAGCGCACCACCGTGCTGGAGGTCGACAACCTCGTCAAGCACCACCCGCTGATGCGCGGCGCGCTGTTCAAGCGGCGGGTGGGCACCGTCTACGCCGTCGACGGCGTCAGCTTCGACATCCGCGAGGGCGAGACCCTGGGCCTGGTGGGGGAGTCCGGCTGCGGCAAGACCACCACCCTGCTGGAGATCCTCAGCCTGGACAAGCCGCAGAGCGGCGCGGTGCGGGTGCTGGGCACGGAGTCCGGCCGGATCGGCGCGCGCGAGCGCATGCGGGTGCGGCGCGACATGCAGGTGGTCTTCCAGGACCCCATGAGCTCGCTGGACCCCCGCATGCGGGTCTTCGAGATCGTCGCCGAGCCGCTGCGCACCCACGGCCACCCCAAGGACCGGCTGCAATCGCGGGTCATGGAGCTGCTGCGGCTGGTCGGCCTGGAGCCCGAGCACGCCGCCCGCTACCCGGCCGAGTTCTCCGGCGGCCAGCGCCAGCGGATCGGGATCGCCCGGGCGCTGGCCCTGGAGCCCCGGCTGATCGTGCTGGACGAACCCGTGTCGGCGCTGGACGTGTCGATCCAGGCCGGGGTGATCAACCTGCTGGACGACCTGAAGGCCCGGCTGGGCCTGGCCTACCTGTTCGTCGCGCACGACCTCTCGGTGGTCCGCCACATCGCCGACCGCGTCGCGGTGATGTACCTCGGCAAGATCGTGGAGATCGGGGACGTCGACACCCTGTACCGGCAACCCACCCATCCCTACACCCAGGCGCTGCTGTCGGCGATCCCGCTGCCCGACCCCGAGAAGGAGCGGCAGCGGTCCCACATCGTCCTGGAGGGCGACCTGCCCAACCCCGCTGACCCGCCCTCGGGGTGCCGCTTCCGCACCCGGTGCCAGAAGTTCGCCGTCCTCGGCGAGGAGGAGCGCGCCGCGTGCCGGGAGCGGGAACCGGAACTGCGGCGCCGCGTGGAGGGCGCGGCCGACCAGGCCGCCGCCTGCCACTACGCCGAGCGGCACGAGCCCCTGTGA
- a CDS encoding ABC transporter permease: protein MAKFLIRRLLSSLILVFLASSLAYLLAATTLSPRTNFEQQQPPLSAEAIERELDHLNLNDRTPLAERYATWLSGVVVGDFGQTITDQSVNEHIARKAGVTLRLIVVGAVIGATLGVAVGAYAAVRQYRAFDRVATVVAFFLLAVPTIVIAVVLQVTAVWINDVTGQQLLEYGGEYTANLDAGFWGTLADRVQHAILPTLTLVLALFGAFSRYQRNMMLDVLASDFVRTAMAKGLTRRAALFKHALRTAMIPTITYFTFTFGILIANATFTEKVFGWHGMGAWVVDSIVTNDVNAVAAVTCFMAVCVMAASFLSDVLYAWLDPRVRVS from the coding sequence TTGGCGAAGTTCCTGATCAGGAGACTGCTCAGCTCACTCATACTGGTCTTCCTGGCGTCGAGCCTGGCCTATCTGCTGGCCGCCACCACGCTCAGCCCGCGTACCAACTTCGAGCAGCAGCAGCCGCCGCTCAGCGCCGAGGCGATCGAGCGCGAACTCGACCACCTCAATCTCAACGACCGCACACCGCTGGCGGAGCGCTACGCGACGTGGCTTTCCGGGGTAGTGGTGGGTGATTTCGGCCAGACCATTACCGACCAGAGCGTCAACGAGCACATTGCCAGAAAAGCCGGGGTCACCTTGCGGCTGATCGTCGTCGGCGCGGTCATCGGCGCCACCCTTGGCGTGGCGGTCGGCGCCTATGCCGCCGTCCGCCAGTACCGCGCCTTCGACCGGGTGGCCACCGTCGTCGCGTTCTTCCTTTTGGCCGTGCCCACCATCGTGATCGCCGTGGTCCTCCAGGTCACCGCCGTGTGGATCAACGACGTCACCGGGCAGCAGCTCCTGGAGTACGGCGGCGAGTACACCGCCAACCTCGACGCCGGGTTCTGGGGCACCCTGGCCGACCGCGTCCAGCACGCCATCCTGCCCACGCTCACGCTGGTGCTGGCGCTGTTCGGCGCCTTCAGCCGCTACCAGCGCAACATGATGCTCGACGTGCTGGCGTCGGACTTCGTGCGCACCGCCATGGCCAAGGGCCTCACGCGGCGCGCCGCCCTGTTCAAGCACGCGCTGCGCACCGCCATGATCCCCACGATCACCTACTTCACCTTCACCTTCGGCATCCTCATCGCCAACGCCACCTTCACCGAGAAGGTGTTCGGCTGGCACGGCATGGGCGCGTGGGTCGTGGACTCCATCGTGACCAACGACGTCAACGCGGTCGCGGCCGTCACCTGCTTCATGGCCGTGTGCGTGATGGCCGCGTCGTTCCTGTCCGACGTGCTCTACGCCTGGCTCGACCCCCGGGTCCGGGTGAGCTGA